The Campylobacter sp. CN_NE2 genome contains a region encoding:
- a CDS encoding dynamin family protein, translated as MDNFLDKIWGINRLYIDQNLLFKTEPSVAAIVLGANCENFEKFKSLNAFKEILKSLGFEVGIYGVQALQIGIINAIRKLKISKFEILLDMEILKNENIICESEFARISEFLYGLKTDDFANLAVENSEFAFYKKIDLLNESADKLSQIDENFKNRLQNAKIRANSSNFTVSVTGVINAGKSSMLNALLDFNVLGTSNIPETANLTLLKYGEKAGAKIKFYDENEMQILGFSDKFKNEIAKFKAEFGDKNIEISELINYTSAKNEISKYIKMIEMSLNSDILKDNISIVDTPGLDDTVVLREELTKNFMYESDAIIHLMNASQSSTKKDMSFIVDTLKNSKNNSLMVVLTHADLLSDKDLTDALKYTRKSIQEELSEYEFDENLISNVSFFCIDSLSKRGISELKNHIYESFFGENSIKAGAILDSFSKEILIVADLMISNLQEQRANLLSGKEEIIAKSEQISKEILALKANLEQLSVSLNDTISKLDYSKSLDFSALKSAQIVIKDRILSDLRYAKNKKIKPDFDRLKIIATSGLNDCITDIFRSFSQRIAKDSANLKAMLGESFYGISDFKFDTKKFMEENFKKPDFSLMNSNLINALKSNSDFNALSNELDGLFGEFISGLNLSDEFAKIAKDCTQSFLNEVKEIFKNQEDSLKQKEFDLKSALEISGKDAQSALSQAENLQIKLNEVLSIKQRILA; from the coding sequence ATGGATAATTTTTTGGATAAAATTTGGGGGATAAATAGGCTTTATATCGATCAAAATTTGCTTTTTAAAACTGAGCCGAGTGTCGCTGCTATCGTGCTTGGTGCAAACTGCGAAAATTTTGAAAAGTTTAAGTCGTTAAATGCTTTTAAAGAGATTTTAAAATCACTTGGATTTGAAGTGGGAATTTACGGCGTTCAAGCCCTGCAAATCGGCATTATAAATGCTATAAGGAAGCTTAAAATTTCCAAATTTGAGATTTTGCTCGATATGGAGATTTTAAAAAATGAAAATATCATTTGCGAGAGCGAATTTGCAAGGATTAGCGAGTTTTTGTATGGTTTAAAAACTGATGATTTTGCGAATTTGGCGGTGGAAAATTCGGAATTTGCTTTTTATAAAAAGATTGATTTGTTAAATGAAAGCGCCGACAAACTCTCGCAAATCGATGAAAATTTTAAAAATAGATTGCAAAATGCCAAAATAAGGGCAAATTCTAGCAACTTTACCGTTTCGGTTACCGGCGTGATAAACGCAGGAAAATCAAGTATGCTAAATGCGCTTTTGGATTTTAATGTGCTTGGCACTTCAAACATACCTGAAACGGCGAATTTAACGCTACTTAAATACGGCGAAAAAGCAGGGGCGAAGATCAAATTTTATGATGAAAACGAAATGCAAATTTTGGGATTTTCCGATAAATTTAAAAATGAAATCGCTAAATTTAAAGCCGAATTTGGCGATAAAAATATCGAAATTTCCGAACTTATAAACTACACTTCGGCGAAAAATGAGATTTCAAAATATATAAAAATGATAGAAATGAGCCTAAATTCGGACATTTTAAAAGATAACATTAGCATTGTCGATACCCCGGGTCTCGATGATACGGTGGTTTTGCGTGAAGAGCTAACAAAAAATTTTATGTATGAAAGCGATGCGATAATCCACCTTATGAACGCTTCGCAAAGCTCGACAAAAAAGGATATGAGCTTCATCGTCGATACGCTAAAAAACTCAAAAAACAACTCGCTGATGGTCGTTTTAACTCACGCTGATTTGCTTAGCGATAAGGATTTAACCGATGCGCTAAAATACACTCGCAAAAGCATACAAGAAGAGCTTAGCGAGTATGAATTTGATGAAAATTTGATTTCAAATGTTTCGTTTTTTTGTATCGATAGCCTTAGTAAAAGGGGCATTAGTGAGCTTAAAAACCACATTTATGAGAGCTTTTTTGGCGAAAATTCGATTAAAGCCGGTGCGATTTTGGATTCATTTAGCAAAGAAATTTTGATTGTGGCGGATTTGATGATTTCAAATTTGCAAGAGCAAAGGGCGAATTTGCTAAGCGGAAAAGAAGAAATCATCGCAAAATCGGAGCAAATTTCAAAAGAAATTCTTGCGTTAAAGGCGAATTTAGAGCAACTAAGCGTTTCGTTAAACGATACGATTTCAAAGCTTGATTATAGCAAAAGTTTGGATTTTTCTGCGTTAAAATCGGCTCAAATAGTGATAAAAGATCGCATTTTAAGCGATTTAAGATATGCAAAAAACAAAAAAATAAAACCTGATTTTGATAGATTAAAAATCATCGCAACAAGCGGTTTAAATGATTGTATTACCGATATTTTTAGATCGTTTTCGCAACGAATCGCAAAAGATAGCGCGAATTTAAAAGCCATGCTTGGCGAGAGTTTTTACGGAATTTCTGACTTTAAATTTGATACCAAAAAATTTATGGAAGAAAACTTTAAAAAGCCGGATTTTAGCTTAATGAATTCAAATCTCATAAATGCACTAAAATCAAATTCCGATTTTAACGCACTTTCAAACGAGCTAGACGGGCTTTTTGGCGAATTTATAAGTGGGCTAAATTTAAGCGATGAATTTGCTAAAATCGCAAAAGATTGCACTCAAAGTTTTTTAAATGAAGTAAAAGAAATTTTCAAAAACCAAGAAGATAGCTTAAAACAAAAAGAATTTGACCTTAAATCGGCGTTAGAAATCTCAGGCAAAGACGCACAAAGCGCTCTTAGTCAAGCAGAAAATTTGCAAATCAAATTAAACGAAGTTTTAAGCATAAAACAAAGGATTTTAGCATGA